The sequence GGCAAATTCGAAAAAGGCGCGGGATCAACCGGGCTGGAAAGAGAGCAGGCATGGGTAGTACCCCAACCCCGGTGCATCCGGGAGGGCAGAGCGATTTTTTCGTCTGCGATTTTTTTGCGGCCGTCCCGAAACACGATCTGGCGACGATGGAACACCCGCTGTTTTCGCTCTCCACGCGACCGGACCGGCGGATCTTGAATTACATCCATAATGACGCTGAAATCACCATCACGCCGAGCGTGAAGGGGCGCGCGACGATCTTTGATGCGGACATCCTGATCTTCTGCATCAGCCAGCTGATGGCGGCGATCAACGCGGGCAAAAAGACCGCGCGGCATCTGACGCTCACGGCGCATGATCTGTTGCTGGCGACGGGGCGGGAGACCTCGGGGGATGGGTACAAACGGTTGCGTGATGCGTTTGAGCGGCTGGCTGGCACGCGCATCACCACCAATATCGTCACGGGCGCGCATGAGACCACCAGCGGGTTCGGCCTCATTGAGAGCTGGGAGATTGTGCGGCGCACGCGGGCAGGGCGGATGGTCAGTGTGAGCGTGACCCTGTCGGAATGGTTGTACCGCGCGGTGCTGAGTAAATCGGTGCTGACGCTGAACCGGGACTATTTCAATCTGCGCAAACCACTGGAACGGCGGATCTATGAATTGGCGCGTAAGCACTGCGGACGCCAGCCGGTCTGGCGGGTGTCGGTTGAAACGCTGCTGAAGAAATCCGGCTCGCAATCGCCGCGCCGCGTGTTTCGCGCCATGCTGCGCGACATCATCGCGCGCGACCCGCTGCCTGATTACACGTTGAGTGAGGAGGAGGGCGACATCATCGCGGTGCGCCCGCAAGCGGTGGTGGATCTGCCCGAACGCGCGCCGCAGCTCTCCAGCGATACGCTGGAGGCGGCACGGCGCCTGATGCCGGGCGCGGATGTCTATGCGCTGGAAGCCGATTGGCGCGCGGTCTGGGCAGCCAGCGGCGCGCCGAGGTTGCGTTCACCAGATAAGGCGTTTTTGGGCTGGGTGAAGAAGTACTCTGGTTCACCTTAAATCGGCAAATTTTTCTGAATTCAATATTGGATCTGGTGCCGCTTATACGATTAAACTTTACACAGAAGCCTCCGGATCAAAGGCGCGGGGGTCTACCAGGAGGGCGGCGATCCAGCCGGCGATGAAACCACCCAGGTGCGTTTGCCAGGCCAGTTGCCCGCTCATCGCCCACCACAGGACCAGGTTGAGCGCGACCAGAAAACCGATCGCCTGCGCCACCGGCAACAGCCCCTGGCGGAAGGTGAAACGATCCACATACATCCAGGCCAGAAGCCCGCCCGCCAGACCAAAGAGCGCGCCTGATGCGCCCACCATGGGCTGCAAGCCCGAGGCCAGCAGCGCATAGCCCGCCGCGCCGCCAAAAATCGACACCAGATAGAGGATGGCAAAGCCGCGTACGCCGACCCGGTCGATGACGGCAATGCCCAGCGACCACAGCGTGATCATATTGACCACCAGATGCGCCAGGCCACCATGCAGAAACCCGTAGGTGAGGAACATCGCATAGGGCTGGCCGGTGTAATTGGGCGTCCACCCCGTCAGCAGCCCCGGCCAGAAACCACCGTATTCATAGGTCATCCCGCGCAGTCGTTCATGGCCGAGCAGCCCGAAATCCGCCAGCGTCAGCGTGATTTCCAACCCGCAGCACAAAAGGATCAGCGCGATCAGGACACGCGCGTCCGGGCGCGGCGTGCGGCGCGGCAGAAAGGAAGCGGTAAAGGGCATGGTATCCTTGGGCATCATCTATCATGGGCACGCAGGCCCGGGCTTGGCAAGGTCTGAGCCTTAGGGGTTCCAGGTGAAATTGCGCTGCAAGCCCACAAAAACCGTATTGGCGCTGCGGTCCGCTTCATCATCGGCGGAAATAAGCGTGTGGGACACACCGCCCACCAGGCCCCAGTCACGGGTCAGCGCATATTGATAGGACAGGCCGAGATTGACGCGCTGCCCGTCTTCGGCACCCGCGCCCAGCTCGTTACGATTGAAAAAGGAAAAATCCGCGCTCAGGCTGGAGAGGGTATTGATCTGGCGGGTGTAGCCGGCGCGCAGGGAGGTGTTGATCTCCTCGCGGTTGTCGCTGTCGGTATTGACCGATTGGGACAGGCCCAGGGTGATGCGCGATGTGGAGAGCGCATAGGCGTAATCGACGTTCATTAGCGGGTTGATCCCGCCGTCCTGGCTGCGCGTGGCACCGAGGGAATAGGATAGCACCGCCCCGCCTGCGAAATCCCGCGAGCGGTTCAGGCTGAGCGAGGTGCGCCGCCCGGAGGAGTTGGTCGACAGCTCAGAGTCCAGAGACACCCCGATGCTGCCGGTCTTGAGCGTTTGCGTGAGGCTGCCGCCAAAGCTGAGCCCCTCATCCACGGCGTTTTCTTCGCCGCTGCGCTCAATGCGGTCCTGGCTGAGGAACAGATCCCCCAGCAGCGTTGGCGTGATCAGCAGTTCCGCCCCCGCCCCGAACCCGGTGGTCTTGCGGTTCGTGCCATTGCCCTGCGCATCGAAATCCCGGTATTTCGTGGTCAACCGGGTGGTGATGCGCGGATCGATGCGGAAATCCAGCTGTGCGGAGAGGTCGAGCGTATTTTCATCCGTCAGGTCAGGATCACTTGTCCCGCTGAAGGTTCGTTCATCATAAGACAGATCAAAGCTTGCCCCGATTGGGGCATCCCGTCCCACAGCACCGCTCAGATCAAACCCGTAGCTTTGCCGGGTGCCGGTGCTTTGATTGATGATGCTGCCGTCACTGGCAAAATCATCCGCCAGAAAACTGCTGCTGACATCGGATTCGCGGTAGCGCAGGGCCAGCCCGACACTGGCGCTGCGCGTGGCGCGCTCATAGCTCAGCTGGGCAAAAGGGTTGGTCAAATTCGAACTGGCCGTGCCCTTGCGCCCTTCTTCGATGTCTGTCCCGAGATTAAGCGCGAAATTCTCCAGCGAGGTCGCGCTTTGCAGCCCAAACCCCAGCACGGTGCGCCCAAAGAAATCAGCCTCGCCATCGGCCACAAGATCGGGGTTATCACTATATTCCAGCCGCTGGGTGATGTCGAAACTGGCGATGATGCCGGGGGGTAGGGCCTCCTGTGCATGGGCCATCACGCCAATACCGCACAGCGCCGCAAACGCACCGATCCTGCGGTACGTGCTGCCTGTATTACTGTGCCTGCGCGAATGGGTCTTATTCGAACAGACGCCGTTCCGGTACCAGAATGACATCTCCGTCCTTCAGCTCGATCACATTGCTCGCGGTCCCTTTTGCCAGGGCCTTATAGTTGAGCGTTATCACGTTTTGCACGCCGGTTTGCGGGTTCGTGCGGCGCACCTGAATGCGCTTGATGGCGGCAAAGCGCGTCACGCCACCGCCCACGGCAATCGCCTGCAACAGCGTCGTGCCGGGCTCCACCGAAATCACGCCGGGGGTATTCACCTCGCCCAGAAAATAGACATCGATCTCCCCGTCCTTTTCGACATCGGCCGCATTCTGCGCGGAAGGGGCGACGGAGACAAAAACGGTTGGCGGGTTCGAGAAATTCGACTGGATGGCCGTTGTCACCGCGCTCTGGATTTGAACGGCATTACGCCCGGCCGCCAATATGGTGCCGGCAAAGGGGAAATTGAAACGCCCATCCGGCAGTACCACAACCGAGCGGTTGAGGCTGCTGTCCTCCAGCACCTCGATGTTGAGACCATCTCCGGGCTGCACACGGTATTCTGATTGCGCATGGGCCAGGGTGGCCACCAGCGCCAACATCAGCCCCGCCAGTAAATTTTTGACATTTTGCATCGTCATTTCTGCTCCATTGCAGCTTTGCGACATCATCCATCGCCCGCTCTCTTATGGAAAGAACAGATTGATCAGATGTAAAAATTACTCGGGAATGTAGTTATGGCGTCACATTGCGACAGGGGATCGACAGGGAAAGCGGTTCATATCCCCAGGTCGCGCACCCGTTCCAGTGTCGCTCAGACCCACAAACGAAACTTAATTTTCTGTAGCCCCGCCCTCTGAGGCGGCGATGAGGGCGCGCGCCTCGATGATCTGGGCGCGCTGATCATCTGGCCCGGCGATCTGAACCGCCTTGCGGAACTGGGCCATGGCCTCTTCGGGTCGCTCAAGGGCTGCGTAGGCCTTGCCAAGGTGATATTGCACGACCGGGTCATTGGGCAGCCCTTGTGCGGCACTCTCCAGATAGGGCAGCGCCTCGCCGCTTTCCCCCCGCCGCTGCAGGATCCAGCCGAATGTGTCCTGCATCGCGGGAATATCCGTATCGCGGAAACGCCGCGCCACGGCCCAGGCCCGCTCCAGGCTGGTCTCATCCGTGCGGTAGGTGGACAGCATGCTGGCCAGGTTATTGGCGATCACAACCGAGTTGGAGTTGCGCGCATAAAGCGCCTCATAGATCTCGATGGCCCCGTCGATATCCCCGGCGCGTTCGCGGTAAGAGGCGCTCGCCCAGAGCAGATTGGCATCCTCCGGAGCGGCGACAAGGGCTTCGTTGATGATGGCATTGGCGGCGTCATCCCCGTCCTGGCGTTGGGTGACGCGGGCCAGTTCCAGCCACACATTGGCCGCCAGCGGTTCCGCCTCCAGAATATCGCGATAGGTGGTGATGGCGGCCTCAAGGTTGCCATTGGCCGCTTCCACGGAGGCGGTAATGGCCTGAAGCGCCAGATTATCGGGGTTTTCGCTCAGCAATTCACGCGCCAGCGCCAACGCGCCCGTGCTATCCCCGGTCGCCAGCCTGACACGCACCAGCTCGACCTGATTGCTCAGCGTGGCATCGGCGGAGGAGGCGATCCCTTCGAGATAGGCGATGGCTTCATCGACGCCATTATTGGCGCTGATCCACTGCGCCTCGAGCTGGCGTGAGGCCTGTTGGGCCGCTGGCGTGTCGATATTTGCGAGGGTTTTGAAAACCTGCTCGGTGCGGCCCATATCTTCCATGCGCAAATAGAGCTGCCCCAAGGTGGAGAGCAGCGCCACATTCTGCGGTTGCAGGCGCAGCGCCGGGATCAGGATGTCCTCGGCGGGCAGGTAGCGTTCCTGGCCGATCAGCTGTTCTGCATAGCGCAGGCTTTCTTCGGGCGCATTGCCGGAGGCTTCCACCGCCAGGGCGAGGAAATCCTGGGAGAGTTCCGGGCGCCCCGATCTGGCATAGGCCTCCGCCATCAGCCCCATGGCCTGCGCATCATCGGGGGTGCGGTCCAGGGCGGCGCGCAGACTGTTGATCGCGCCATCCGCATCATCGCTGCGGATCTGCCAGGAGGCCTGCATCTTGAGCGCCATCGGGTGGCCTGCATCCGCGACCAGCACCTCTTCGACATGGGCGCGCGCACCAACCTCATTGCCCGTGCTCAGCATCATACGCGCCAGTGCGATCTTGATGTTATTGGTCTGCTCGGAAGGCTCGGCGGTTTCCAGAATTTCTTCGAGATCGGCAATCGCCTCATTCTGCTCGCCCTGGGCAAAGATGATCCCGGCGCGAATGACCTGAAACGGGACCGGATCCTCTTCCTCGGCGATGGCGGCGTCAA comes from Roseobacter fucihabitans and encodes:
- a CDS encoding replication initiator protein A, with product MGSTPTPVHPGGQSDFFVCDFFAAVPKHDLATMEHPLFSLSTRPDRRILNYIHNDAEITITPSVKGRATIFDADILIFCISQLMAAINAGKKTARHLTLTAHDLLLATGRETSGDGYKRLRDAFERLAGTRITTNIVTGAHETTSGFGLIESWEIVRRTRAGRMVSVSVTLSEWLYRAVLSKSVLTLNRDYFNLRKPLERRIYELARKHCGRQPVWRVSVETLLKKSGSQSPRRVFRAMLRDIIARDPLPDYTLSEEEGDIIAVRPQAVVDLPERAPQLSSDTLEAARRLMPGADVYALEADWRAVWAASGAPRLRSPDKAFLGWVKKYSGSP
- a CDS encoding rhomboid family intramembrane serine protease translates to MPKDTMPFTASFLPRRTPRPDARVLIALILLCCGLEITLTLADFGLLGHERLRGMTYEYGGFWPGLLTGWTPNYTGQPYAMFLTYGFLHGGLAHLVVNMITLWSLGIAVIDRVGVRGFAILYLVSIFGGAAGYALLASGLQPMVGASGALFGLAGGLLAWMYVDRFTFRQGLLPVAQAIGFLVALNLVLWWAMSGQLAWQTHLGGFIAGWIAALLVDPRAFDPEASV
- a CDS encoding polysaccharide biosynthesis/export family protein produces the protein MTMQNVKNLLAGLMLALVATLAHAQSEYRVQPGDGLNIEVLEDSSLNRSVVVLPDGRFNFPFAGTILAAGRNAVQIQSAVTTAIQSNFSNPPTVFVSVAPSAQNAADVEKDGEIDVYFLGEVNTPGVISVEPGTTLLQAIAVGGGVTRFAAIKRIQVRRTNPQTGVQNVITLNYKALAKGTASNVIELKDGDVILVPERRLFE
- a CDS encoding tetratricopeptide repeat protein, with the translated sequence MRKLGMFKTLPIMLVIALTLSACKSSEERAEEFYQSGLELIEAGDYDRGIVELRNVFEFDGSHREARFLLASTMLEEQDNRRGAYGQFLRLAEQYPDDLQTRILLSELAFDGTNWEEFERHGTKAVELDADAPRVRAIAIALAYREAFLADDEPGRREQARAAQELLNTLPDSVMMRKLVLDTMLLNGELDQAMEALAWLIEREPDNILYWRQRLNILLQNNDMEGLEAQLLEMVERFPDDVENKQMLLQFYISRDQQEDAEAFLRQLAVAAAEGDNTPRADLINYLLQVKGAEAALAELDAAIAEEEDPVPFQVIRAGIIFAQGEQNEAIADLEEILETAEPSEQTNNIKIALARMMLSTGNEVGARAHVEEVLVADAGHPMALKMQASWQIRSDDADGAINSLRAALDRTPDDAQAMGLMAEAYARSGRPELSQDFLALAVEASGNAPEESLRYAEQLIGQERYLPAEDILIPALRLQPQNVALLSTLGQLYLRMEDMGRTEQVFKTLANIDTPAAQQASRQLEAQWISANNGVDEAIAYLEGIASSADATLSNQVELVRVRLATGDSTGALALARELLSENPDNLALQAITASVEAANGNLEAAITTYRDILEAEPLAANVWLELARVTQRQDGDDAANAIINEALVAAPEDANLLWASASYRERAGDIDGAIEIYEALYARNSNSVVIANNLASMLSTYRTDETSLERAWAVARRFRDTDIPAMQDTFGWILQRRGESGEALPYLESAAQGLPNDPVVQYHLGKAYAALERPEEAMAQFRKAVQIAGPDDQRAQIIEARALIAASEGGATEN